In Luteolibacter arcticus, one genomic interval encodes:
- a CDS encoding YdjY domain-containing protein, with amino-acid sequence MKTLLLPTGSAISPRFPTIGSRAWVKCVVIAGLSVSALPLAAQNAVPADKGSLTDSGKFQPKDAAAAAAAVPNPAARLAELGVKLEGDRMQIGLVELDRKTHTVSFPAKVHAVEGLIEYLLVNSKGKVHETLFVTEAEPQDIHVACLLAGWGKKDAAPVLIEASWESNGPLRREPVENLVAFAKDHPQGETDGHLTPGSWTYTGSTIDAGGFAATREGSVVSLINDPAALVTNPRPGRDDDTLHVPNGKLLPAAGFPIKISLRPAPEKKD; translated from the coding sequence ATGAAAACCCTCCTCCTTCCCACCGGCAGCGCTATCTCGCCAAGGTTTCCGACCATCGGTTCGCGAGCGTGGGTGAAGTGCGTGGTGATCGCTGGGCTTTCTGTTTCTGCACTGCCGCTGGCCGCTCAAAACGCCGTCCCCGCTGACAAGGGCTCGCTCACGGATTCCGGAAAGTTCCAGCCGAAGGATGCTGCGGCCGCCGCTGCTGCGGTGCCCAATCCGGCGGCCCGTCTCGCCGAACTGGGAGTAAAGCTCGAGGGCGACCGCATGCAGATCGGATTGGTGGAACTCGATCGCAAGACGCACACGGTTTCGTTTCCGGCCAAGGTTCACGCCGTCGAGGGGCTCATCGAGTACTTGCTCGTCAATTCCAAGGGCAAGGTCCACGAAACGCTGTTCGTCACCGAGGCCGAGCCACAGGACATCCACGTCGCCTGCCTGCTCGCGGGTTGGGGAAAGAAGGATGCGGCGCCGGTCTTGATCGAAGCGTCGTGGGAATCCAACGGACCGCTGCGCCGCGAACCGGTCGAGAACCTCGTCGCGTTCGCCAAGGATCACCCGCAGGGCGAGACCGACGGGCATCTCACGCCGGGTTCGTGGACCTACACCGGCTCGACGATTGATGCCGGGGGCTTCGCTGCCACCCGTGAAGGATCGGTCGTCTCGCTGATCAATGATCCCGCCGCGTTGGTCACCAATCCGCGGCCCGGACGCGATGACGACACGCTCCATGTGCCGAACGGCAAGCTGCTCCCGGCCGCCGGATTTCCCATCAAGATCTCTCTCCGCCCCGCACCCGAAAAGAAGGACTAA
- a CDS encoding discoidin domain-containing protein — translation MNPIARLLCLTVVPAWALQAAPVTRARDFTEALEQAQASGSDIVVLQRGSDWNRLGETLYQGVWQAPEFEKELAEGFVLVTVDRPEQAGAPALGSGESAAGLTRFLAATAAGAKLPENEVASVRAEGGASFKKRADGTWLLDDPKGEKNPAHDTLQLNVRASRGGQVLRLDFLPDASLPNGGSGRAPNGNFALNEVSIVDGDKPLAATHAWGNSPEGAGAAQLLLDGVTDKPDKAWNGGAHTRQARTLMLALAKPVRPGANLKVTLTGRSQWNNHIPACLRAAVVDDEGMAASLARVADAQSQATRNEAFTWWDGGRCPRVALVDSEGRGIAALDTPRGDLTPTTLAAQVKKLRETRIARDEWLAKAAKVSGPDQAELLRQALAELDFGNWPGNGNCYKPIHDQIRAADPQDVTGAVRWLGFSKDPKGGIPWAKPAWNEALDTQGGKRALTDADYQEAIARVDKELADPRNKVLSHENVQRMMVAKFHIYKGWKGHEDERFKVQQQIADLDPATFWGIGARGYIGMYGKSATPYLTYGWKPEQVKAGANTWRMDDTGYFFDHPGSYKVALTHAAGAATVKVKRLALLDGDKVLAEAKPDADLGPGKGRVEAILDCAAWQPDRAYVFVAEIEAAQTDSAGRFAIEPWFTEPAATTLATDHFKVRRDLRDKLAAAFAPHRNALDKAFAGESVRLDLARHELIRRCGPEVLDQVAASPGGKEFLEAFTGDLAWLESFLANDEAKWPLAIENLRFLHRNGRDLDQPLYRKVATAMALAAGEMNRYRLLDRYHGVLRTHREGLLHVSFEGLDTREMRWAIPLAGTDRDYRFMVDTMQQRLRDYLGACWGIAYIDPNVYGYSVQGWGFIDPWTHHYGTGTGDRPFPVHRIVGGVCGTLSGFGATVTQAHGVMSTTVGQPAHCAYVVRVGEEWPTGNDVSGPETNGASVYEGTGFPTMHRLYEVVHGDTAAFLKSSRLAWAAHVYLDRRRPLVRVMPGMTYAVYDLPGGKVDDMAKLKPVKTGVASGFDLSEVLPANPVNFGVAWEGEIEVSGDGPVTVQLKSDDASRLKIGNHLVPCNQAPMELKLRSGTHPVKLEYGQAGGNWSLAVTWSGPAEWDADWSGAYLQAIAAQPINYPLLLETIKSFESASDLPKGTWQKLIGQIATAYAPYHEAAWALVNRCYGKVAPTLAPAERLELLLASHRHITQAKAPKFMGYNLAAVLNIQAESLGDPAMALSFFEKLLAIHYSETPTANRVFGDVLNWGRTRFTAKPETAAGFAKAVGSFFSARGESLGVDSMRNQIVAGIKAASDAGDLASWRLWSEMAARFLPPLAPGDVHLNAEQAKAAPKLPTSGSLLSKDGLLQTSSACQFDRPLSYRAVLDGSAPGWFDTEAEAKPWAQIMLAGEAEITGIVAVNRYEFKPEQEEFQWAAPFKVLVSTDGKTWTEAATCDKAEAVMRIDLPGKPRARYVRLERQAPADASKPPGRFHLRNFLVFGRKMY, via the coding sequence ATGAATCCGATTGCCCGTCTCCTCTGCCTGACCGTGGTGCCCGCCTGGGCCCTGCAGGCGGCTCCTGTCACCCGTGCCCGCGATTTCACCGAGGCGCTCGAACAAGCGCAGGCGAGCGGCAGCGACATCGTGGTGCTGCAGCGCGGCAGCGACTGGAATCGCTTGGGCGAAACGCTTTACCAGGGGGTGTGGCAGGCACCGGAATTCGAAAAGGAACTGGCCGAGGGCTTCGTGCTGGTGACGGTGGACCGGCCGGAGCAGGCGGGCGCGCCGGCACTCGGCAGCGGGGAAAGTGCGGCCGGGTTGACGCGATTTTTGGCAGCGACGGCCGCGGGGGCGAAGCTGCCCGAGAACGAAGTTGCCTCGGTCCGCGCGGAAGGCGGGGCGTCGTTCAAGAAACGCGCCGATGGGACGTGGTTGCTGGACGATCCGAAGGGCGAGAAGAACCCGGCACACGATACGCTGCAGTTGAACGTGCGCGCCAGCCGCGGCGGGCAGGTGCTGCGCCTCGATTTCCTGCCGGATGCCTCGCTGCCGAATGGCGGTTCGGGTCGCGCGCCCAATGGCAATTTTGCCCTCAACGAGGTGAGCATCGTCGATGGCGACAAGCCGCTGGCGGCGACCCATGCGTGGGGCAACTCGCCGGAAGGCGCGGGTGCTGCCCAGCTTTTGTTAGACGGGGTCACTGACAAGCCCGACAAGGCATGGAATGGCGGAGCCCACACCCGTCAGGCGCGCACGCTGATGCTGGCACTCGCCAAGCCGGTGCGCCCGGGCGCCAATCTCAAGGTGACCTTGACCGGTCGCTCGCAGTGGAACAATCACATCCCGGCCTGCTTGCGCGCCGCGGTGGTCGATGACGAGGGGATGGCCGCCTCGCTGGCGCGGGTGGCCGACGCGCAGTCGCAGGCGACCCGCAATGAAGCCTTCACGTGGTGGGATGGCGGCCGTTGTCCGCGGGTGGCGCTGGTGGACTCGGAAGGGCGGGGGATTGCCGCGCTCGATACGCCTCGCGGCGATCTAACACCGACGACGCTGGCGGCACAGGTGAAGAAGCTGCGCGAAACCCGCATCGCCCGCGATGAATGGCTGGCGAAGGCTGCCAAGGTCAGCGGCCCCGATCAGGCGGAACTGCTGCGCCAAGCGCTGGCGGAACTCGATTTCGGCAACTGGCCCGGCAATGGGAATTGCTACAAGCCGATCCACGACCAGATCCGCGCGGCCGATCCCCAGGACGTGACCGGTGCGGTTCGCTGGCTCGGCTTTTCGAAGGATCCCAAGGGCGGCATCCCGTGGGCGAAGCCGGCGTGGAACGAGGCGCTCGATACGCAGGGCGGCAAGCGCGCGCTCACCGACGCCGACTATCAGGAAGCGATCGCCCGCGTGGACAAGGAGCTGGCCGACCCGCGCAACAAGGTGCTCAGCCACGAAAACGTCCAGCGCATGATGGTGGCAAAATTCCACATCTACAAAGGTTGGAAGGGCCATGAGGACGAGCGCTTCAAGGTCCAACAGCAGATCGCCGATCTCGATCCCGCCACCTTCTGGGGCATCGGCGCACGCGGCTACATCGGGATGTATGGCAAGAGCGCGACGCCCTACCTGACCTACGGCTGGAAGCCGGAGCAGGTGAAAGCCGGTGCCAATACGTGGCGGATGGACGACACCGGCTACTTCTTCGACCACCCGGGCAGCTACAAGGTCGCGCTCACCCATGCCGCCGGGGCTGCCACGGTGAAGGTGAAGCGGCTGGCGTTGTTAGATGGCGACAAGGTGCTGGCCGAGGCCAAGCCCGACGCCGACCTGGGACCGGGCAAGGGCCGCGTGGAGGCGATCCTCGACTGCGCCGCGTGGCAGCCGGACCGCGCCTATGTCTTCGTCGCGGAAATCGAAGCCGCCCAGACCGACAGCGCCGGACGCTTCGCGATCGAGCCGTGGTTCACCGAGCCAGCCGCGACGACCCTCGCGACCGATCATTTCAAGGTCCGCCGCGACTTGCGCGACAAGCTGGCCGCCGCCTTCGCGCCCCACCGGAACGCGCTCGACAAGGCATTCGCTGGCGAGAGTGTGCGCCTCGACCTCGCCCGCCACGAGCTGATCCGCCGCTGCGGGCCGGAGGTCCTCGACCAAGTCGCCGCGAGCCCCGGCGGCAAGGAATTTCTCGAGGCCTTCACCGGCGATCTCGCGTGGCTGGAGTCATTCCTCGCCAATGACGAGGCGAAGTGGCCGCTGGCGATCGAGAACCTGCGCTTCCTCCATCGCAATGGCCGCGACCTCGACCAGCCGCTCTACCGGAAGGTCGCCACCGCCATGGCGCTGGCTGCCGGTGAGATGAACCGCTATCGCTTGTTAGACCGCTACCACGGTGTCCTCCGCACTCATCGCGAGGGCTTGCTGCACGTGTCTTTCGAAGGCCTGGACACCCGCGAAATGCGCTGGGCGATCCCTCTGGCCGGCACCGACCGCGACTATCGCTTCATGGTGGATACCATGCAGCAGCGCCTTCGCGACTACCTCGGCGCCTGCTGGGGCATCGCCTACATCGACCCGAATGTTTACGGCTACTCGGTGCAGGGCTGGGGCTTCATCGATCCGTGGACGCACCACTACGGCACGGGGACTGGCGACCGGCCGTTCCCGGTTCACCGGATCGTCGGCGGCGTGTGCGGCACGCTGTCGGGCTTCGGTGCCACCGTGACCCAGGCGCACGGTGTGATGTCCACCACGGTCGGCCAGCCGGCGCACTGCGCGTATGTCGTGCGTGTCGGCGAGGAATGGCCGACCGGCAATGATGTTTCCGGCCCGGAGACCAATGGCGCGTCGGTGTATGAAGGCACCGGCTTTCCCACCATGCACCGGCTCTACGAGGTGGTGCACGGCGACACGGCCGCTTTCCTGAAGTCGTCGCGTCTTGCGTGGGCGGCGCACGTTTATCTCGACCGCCGCCGGCCGCTGGTGCGCGTGATGCCCGGCATGACCTATGCCGTCTATGACTTGCCCGGTGGCAAGGTGGACGACATGGCCAAGCTCAAGCCGGTGAAGACCGGTGTGGCCAGCGGCTTCGATCTTTCCGAAGTGCTGCCCGCGAATCCGGTGAACTTCGGCGTGGCGTGGGAAGGCGAGATCGAAGTGAGCGGCGACGGTCCCGTGACGGTTCAACTGAAGAGCGACGACGCTTCGCGCCTGAAGATCGGCAACCACCTCGTCCCCTGCAATCAGGCACCGATGGAACTCAAACTCCGCTCCGGCACTCATCCGGTGAAGCTCGAGTATGGCCAGGCTGGCGGCAATTGGTCGCTCGCCGTGACTTGGTCCGGGCCCGCCGAGTGGGATGCCGATTGGTCGGGAGCCTATCTGCAAGCGATCGCCGCGCAGCCGATCAACTACCCGCTTTTGTTAGAAACGATCAAGTCGTTCGAAAGCGCCAGCGACCTGCCGAAGGGCACATGGCAAAAACTGATCGGCCAGATCGCCACGGCCTATGCGCCGTATCACGAAGCGGCGTGGGCTTTGGTCAACCGCTGCTATGGCAAGGTCGCGCCGACGCTGGCACCCGCCGAGCGGCTGGAGCTGTTGCTGGCCAGCCATCGACACATCACGCAGGCGAAGGCACCGAAGTTCATGGGCTATAACCTGGCCGCAGTCCTCAACATCCAGGCTGAATCGCTTGGTGATCCTGCGATGGCGTTGTCCTTCTTCGAGAAGCTGCTCGCCATCCATTACTCCGAGACACCCACCGCCAACCGGGTCTTCGGCGACGTGCTGAACTGGGGCCGCACGCGCTTCACCGCGAAGCCGGAGACGGCCGCGGGATTCGCCAAGGCGGTCGGCAGCTTCTTCTCCGCTCGCGGCGAGAGCCTTGGCGTCGACAGCATGCGCAATCAGATCGTTGCCGGCATCAAGGCAGCATCGGATGCCGGCGACCTCGCTTCGTGGCGCTTGTGGAGCGAGATGGCGGCCCGCTTCCTGCCGCCGCTTGCACCCGGCGACGTGCACCTGAATGCCGAGCAGGCCAAGGCCGCGCCGAAGCTGCCAACGTCCGGCAGCCTGCTATCGAAGGACGGGCTGCTGCAGACCAGCAGCGCGTGCCAGTTCGACCGCCCGCTTTCTTACCGTGCCGTGCTCGATGGCAGCGCGCCCGGCTGGTTTGACACCGAGGCCGAAGCCAAGCCATGGGCCCAGATCATGCTGGCCGGTGAGGCGGAGATCACCGGGATCGTCGCGGTGAATCGCTATGAGTTCAAACCGGAGCAAGAGGAGTTCCAGTGGGCCGCGCCGTTCAAGGTGCTCGTCTCCACCGATGGCAAGACTTGGACCGAAGCCGCCACCTGCGACAAGGCGGAGGCGGTGATGCGCATCGACCTGCCCGGCAAACCACGTGCCCGCTACGTCCGGCTTGAGCGTCAGGCTCCGGCGGATGCGTCGAAGCCGCCGGGGCGCTTTCACTTGCGCAACTTCCTGGTCTTCGGCCGCAAGATGTATTGA